From the genome of Populus trichocarpa isolate Nisqually-1 chromosome 15, P.trichocarpa_v4.1, whole genome shotgun sequence, one region includes:
- the LOC7474040 gene encoding snRNA-activating protein complex subunit: MKESSEGENESIAHGGPIYVPNLVGPLTTVPDFQAALLSELQNLQSELSLDSSELRDDIDLSVDELKIFSEEELVDMALKEAFKDGEKTGSSPEPFVEHSNARREDDLRMCSNKDSCSQSSRRRRDTSTPLELSNGSHSSTSCNRATINSNNSKSGKRRKSNKHDVNESYLMKVDDLVKIKQKQDQDKAMTRLHSFNCKINYSGITSLNRTNTMQSLRSTNFGKKPKSSDLQEHIAVMLPEVVICVEIYHCIRKWFKTQEFLVLGGQTLTEMRDKIYCLTDQMMQKAGQHDPSGYFLVEDVFCNDLRDTSAIDYSEPIIDWLRNKKADAFRKWECIISGDLQQKQKAVLGESTTPCLPQFRRRDMQNTRFCDLRFRLGAGYLYCHQGDCKHTIIFRDMRLIHPDDLQNRVAYPIVSFQIKFRTQKCMVCKVYRAVKVTVDDKWAPDNPCYFCNDCYYLLHHSENGSLLYSGFSAYDYVHD, from the exons ATGAAAGAGTCAAGCGAAGGGGAGAATGAATCAATTGCTCATGGTGGACCCATATACGTTCCCAATTTGGTGGGTCCTCTCACTACAGTTCCTGACTTCCAAGCTGCTCTTCTCAGTGAGCTTCag AATTTGCAGTCTGAACTGTCTTTGGATTCTTCAGAACTCCGCGATGACATTGATCTTTC GGTTGATGAGCTTAAAATTTTTAGCGAGGAAGAGTTGGTAGATATGGCCTTGAAAGAAGCTTTTAAG GATGGTGAGAAAACTGGAAGTTCCCCAGAGCCCTTTGTAGAACACTCAAATGCAAG AAGAGAAGACGACCTTAGAATGTGCAGCAATAAAGATTCATGCTCACAAAGCTCTAGAAGAAGAAGGGACACTTCAACTCCTCTGGAATTGTCAAATGGATCTCATTCTAGCACCAGTTGTAATAGAGCTACTATTAATAGCAACAATTCAAAGagtggaaagagaagaaagtcCAATAAGCATGATGTTAAT GAGAGTTACCTGATGAAGGTGGATGATctggtaaaaataaaacaaaaacaggaTCAAGACAAAGCAATGACTCGTCTGCATTCCTTCAA TTGCAAGATCAATTACAGTGGCATTACTTCTTTAAATAGAACCAACACAATGCAATCTCTCAGGTCTacaaattttggaaaaaag CCGAAGTCCTCAGACCTTCAAGAACACATAGCTGTGATGCTTCCAGAGGTTGTTATTTGCGTTGAGATTTACCACTGCATTCGTAAATGGTTTAAG ACTCAAGAGTTCTTGGTTCTAGGAGGACAAACCTTGACTGAAATGAGGGACAAGATTTATTGCTTGACAGACCAGATGATGCAGAAGGCAGGGCAGCATGATCCTTCAGGATATTTTCTTGTAGAA GATGTATTTTGCAATGATTTGAGAGATACATCTGCTATAGATTATAGTGAACCTATAATTGATTGGCTTAGAAACAAAAAAGCTGATGCTTTTAGAAAGTGGGAGTGTATCATAAGTGGTGACTTGCAACAAAAGCAGAAAGCAGTTTTAGGCGAATCAACCACTCCTTGTTTGCCTCAATTTAGACGTCGCGACATGCAGAACACACGGTTTTGTGACTTGAGATTTCGTCTTGGTGCAGGATATCTTTACTGTCACCAG GGGGATTGTAAGCATACAATTATATTCAGAGACATGAGGTTGATTCATCCTGATGATTTACAAAATCGCGTAGCGTATCCTATAGtcagttttcaaataaaatttcgtACCCAGAAATGCATGGTATGCAAGGTTTATAGAGCTGTAAAGGTGACTGTGGATGACAAGTGGGCCCCAGATAACCCCTGCTATTTCTGCAATGATTGCTATTACCTTCTTCACCACTCTGAGAATGGCTCTCTACTGTACAGTGGGTTCTCAGCATATGATTATGTCCATGATTAA